From a single Macrobrachium rosenbergii isolate ZJJX-2024 chromosome 9, ASM4041242v1, whole genome shotgun sequence genomic region:
- the LOC136842080 gene encoding ctenidin-3-like, whose product MKFLVIVLLVASASAAPQLGLGGLGGLGSGGLGGLGSLGGLGGGGGLGGLGSLGGLGGGGGLGGLGSLGGLGGLGGGGLGGLGQGLGGGLGGLGGF is encoded by the exons ATGAAATTCTTG GTCATTGTACTGCTGGTGGCTTCGGCTTCAGCCGCTCCTCAATTGGGACTTGGTGGGCTCGGAGGTTTGGGAAGTGGTGGCCTTGGAGGCCTTGGAAGCCTTGGAggtcttggaggaggaggaggccttggTGGACTTGGAAGCCTTGGAggtcttggaggaggaggaggccttggTGGACTTGGAAGTCTTGGAGGCCTAGgaggactaggaggaggaggacttggaGGACTCGGCCAAGGACTTGGAGGCGGACTTGGAGGACTTGGTGGATTTTAG